AGAAAGTTCTGCACATTGAGGTCAGGCAGGGAAGAATGCACTCGTACAGTATCCCTAAACCCCACCGATTCTGTCCATTCTGCTGAGGCCTTAAACCCTCAAAATCTCTGCTGATCCATTCTGGGTCCCACTCCCTAATGCTCACCTCCCCGCATAATTTGTATTACAGCAGCAAACTTGAAGTGCAGGTCAAGCCTTGATGCTGTTTTTCAGCtctcctgtcctgccctgccctggtaAGTTAGGAAAATACTTGGATCTAAACCAGGGAACTGAAGACACAGATTATTATTGTCACTCGAACGCTGCCTccagaagcaggaggaggagaagaggaaaaagttcagggtcaaataatgaaaaaaggtcatgttttaaagaaaagtaagaaaacgATAAGGAGAAAGCAACCTATGAAGAGGTACCTCTAAAGCCATGTAGTGGCAGTTCTGTCAAAATTTAACTCTCTCTTAAGAAGAGTTCAAGTGGTAGTGGCTAGTACAGGTGGAGCAGGCTGTGCCACAGCTCCAACTTTTCCCTCATCACAGAGAGATCTCGTTGTGGCAAAGTGGGATGTGGATGAATTCTCAGACCCTTTAGTCCTCGTTGCTCTGCTGAGTGCAGGCACGATGCCCTTCGCATTCTCACGCTCTGTAGAAATGTCCTCACCTCTGCTAACACAGGCTGGTAACAGCCACTGCATCTGCCCGGGGGAGACTCGCCAAGGTGACTTTCCCCGGTGTGCAGCCTGCCTTCCTCTGAAAAGAAAGCTCTTCTTCACCCCACAAACCCAGTACGTGACTCCGGCCTTGCTTTGGTTTCTTGCACCTCGTAATTTTAATGATTTATAGCTACAGCATCCCATTGCTATTTGTGATTAGCAGTGGAGGCCCATCATAAAGGACATAATTCAAGAACTGAGTTCCAGCTGAAAATTGGCAACGGCGTAGGTCACGAATTGGGTATCATTTCTACTTGTCAGATGAAGTAACTTGTACCGTTTCCCACGCCATGTTAAAGAAACATTGTGACCGAACATACAGAAATAATTTGGGCCGCTGTGTAGCAGGAAAATGGTCCGAGGAGGAGCCAGCGGGGAGGCCCGGGCTGGGGCAGCTCAGGTGCGGCCTGCGCTCGGCCTCGCCCCGGGCAGGGCGGTGGGAGGCCCCTGTGCGGGGCGATGGCGGTTGTACCCCCGGGGGACCGTTGTGGGGGGGATCGTTGTGCCGGTGCGTGGAGCCCGCAGGGTCCGGCGTGGGGCTCCCCGCGGCGCCGGGGGCTCCGCGGGCCGCGCCGTCGCCCGTCAGGCGccgggtgtgtgtgggggtgtgtgtgtgtgtgtgtgaggcgACCCGCGGGGCCTTCCAGGAACCGGGGGCGTCGCGGGGGCGAGCCGGCAGCGGCCGTGACGCGGCGTCCAGGGACCCTCCCCATTGGTGGGTAGCGGAGGGTGTCGCCGGAGCGCGGCTGGCGGTTGGCTGCCGCCCTGGGCGTCGGCGGCGCGCTGGACGTTGGCCGGAGGAGGGAGTCGGGCCCAGCCgcctcccccgctgccccgcTCGCCCCGAGGTAGGTACGACGCTGCCCGCCACCCCCGATGGGGCACCGCGGCCGGTTCCTGGCGCTCTCGCTGGCTCCAGGCGCGGCCTGCCCTGCCGGTGGGGTGGCCGCTCCACCCTGGCCGGCCGGTGCCGGCCGCTCGCTGCGCTCCGGCCCCCGCCCGCCTCTCTTAACGGGGATCTGTCTGTCCTTCCGCGCGGCGTCCTCCGTCGCGGGGGGCTGGAGGGTCCCGGGGAGACCCACGGCCGCAGGGACGGGTGGGGGGCGAGATGCGCTCTCGTTCAGCCGGGTCTGGAGGAGTACGTGGAGGCGCGAGTTGCCGGTATCGGTGTGTTCAGCTCACTCTAGAAATAGGTTCGTCTTCAAATTGTGTGCATTAATCAAGGGCGTTGCcgttatattttttattattatttttttgtttggcctTGGCTGTGTTGCTCAGCGCTGTTTTGGCCTCGGTGGAGCCGCCCCCGTGGCACGGGCGGTGAGGAGCGGGCTCCCTCGCCCAGGAGGCCAGGGAGGGCCCCCCGGGTCCACAGGCTTTGAACTCCGAAAGTTGCTTTCGCCTTTACGACAGGATCCCGGTATCTCTGTATCTGTGTGGCTAAGCCTGAGCACACACACCGGGACTCGTGGCCTGCCAGAGGTCAGCCGGGGTGTTTGCTCACTGCCCTCCTTCTCCCCGCTCGCTGTACGCACAGGGCAGCGTGTTCCCTCTTGAAAGCGgcgtttttcttcttttcctctttgtgagGGGAATTTGCTTGGCTGCAGGCTTGGGCCTGAGGTGCACAGTGCACTGATTTCTCCGTAGGAACGGCTCGCATCATTGTATTTTATCGTGCGGTACCAGTGACATGGTGTGACAAGGCTTTCTCTGCTGTTGAGAGGTACCGACATGCTCTCTGAGGATCCTCTCAGCATGCTGCAGAGCAGCCTCATAAAATAACACCAACTTCTGTACTGTAATTTCTGCTGGTGGACAAATTTAGCAATGGTAGCAAGACCACACTCAGAGCTAACACAGAGGACTGTGCGCTTCCATTCAGGCCTTCCTTAATGTGCTAGTTTCTCTCTTTAAACAAGCCTGGAGTTAAATAGAACCTCTTAAGGCGTATCGAGATTTTACAAGATTGAGGCATGAAGACAATCAGGATTTTCTAAGTGATACGGATACAGAGATTCatgtaaataaaacaagtttaaatTGCTTTGTAAACAAAAGTTCACATCTTTGAAGCCTCTATCTTTGAGATCCACGTCTTTTAAACGCATAAATATCTGAAGTCCTTAGGCTCCTAGGTATTTGGTACTGGACCTATGCAGAGCACTAGCCATTCACAGCAGAGCTAAGCAGAGGCATATATGCTTTACTGGGAGtgaaggggaggagagagaacataaaaaaaaatcccactctgCACTGGGAATCTGTCCTAATAAAGCTTTTCTACTTTGTGTACAATTTTGATCAGGAAGAAAACCTGTCACTCCTGGCCACAGGAGTGGCTGACTGCTAAGCAATAGTTAAGGTCTTGTCCTTATCTTTCACTTTCAGCTTGAGTAAGAGTTAGTTAGAAAAATACTTAGCATTAGTCTCACATACTGGGCTTTCCCTTTTAATCAGCTGCTTGCATCATAGCCCGTGTTCTACAttctttctgtgtgtttgttCGTTCTTACTGTTCTTGATGCAATCTTTGATAAGTGTTTGGTCTTTGCATGTTTATGCTGGCAAATGAACTTAATTGGTATCTTTAAGTTTCCAGCATTCTTTTCAAGACGTGTAGTGAAAAACTTGGTACATTGAACACATTTAAAGCCTTCCTTCACAGTAGTACAAACAATGTTTATGTAACAACACCCCACCAAACTGAGATGCCACAAAGAACACTGAAAGTAAATTAATGTCTCACAAAAGTAGGGTGTAACTAGAGTATAAAGTATCTGGTTTGTGTTTTACAGCAGATGTTAAAGGAGACCAGAACTTTGGCACAAAAAATGTTTGAAGCATACATATACCTGTATTGTTTTACTACTTTGTTTTTGCTGCCATCAGGCTTTACCATGCTCCGAGCCTTTAGTCACACAAATGGTAGGTGTGCGTTCCATCAGGCTAAGCGGTGGCATCATCGTAAGTCTGTGCTGGCAATCAGGAGAGAAGATGTTAACGCCTGGGAAAGACGAGCACCTCTAGCGCCAAAGCATGTTAAGGAATTGACACAGATGGGATACAAGGTTTTGGTGCAGCCATCAAACCGGAGAGCCTTCCATGAAAAGGTAAGGTCCCAATTTGAGTTAAATAAGCAAAACTGTAGTTCAGTTATTAACCGTAGCATAGGAAAAGTAATATTCAAAGGATATATATGAGAAAACATGTTATTAATTTTGTTGTTAAATGAGGAGTCATTGTGCCCTAGTGGAGAGTTTGTTTAGCCTTTTAATGTAATGTTGGCACACTGGTGGGTTTTGggagttttttttatttatttcttgccCTTTCATGTGTCTCTGAAGAAGTTCTAGGTGCTTTTGAAGTGGAAACTGGGGAATTCATTTAACATTGGtgtttttatcttctgtttgtATGGAGGCATCACTCTGAAAAAGAagcatattttttgaaaaaagaggAAGGATGGATATGGTGAATCCCATTCCTGTCTCAATCCCATTCCTCATGTCAAATGAGGGGAaagggtttttcttctttaatgctgTGGGTTTCAGGACTGAGATCTTTTACAGTTCTTGTAGCAGCAGTAATACTCTGCTGTAAGGTATCTGAGCCAACAGATAAAAACTGAAACTTAAGTAGGGAATGAGTGATCGCTTGCACTTGTCACCTTTTAATTTAGGCACAGCgctggttttcttcaaagcacaGATCACTTTAGGTACACAACTACGATATTGAAAGCTGGAATTATAATATGTTTTTGAGataaaggagaacaaaaataaaatttgatatggaaaaaacattcttttagaAGTTGTTCTTCAGCTTAGACTTAGTCTTATACAATTTTATGAAATCACATGTCAACAGTCTTCAGATTAATTTGTCAGATTTGTCTAAACTTATTTGCAAGTATTTCAACACATTACAAAGGGCTGTTCATTATTGCAGTGCTATGAGATACTTTAAATGTAGTAAAATATCCTTTTTGTAGTCTGTGTATAATAGGATATTAGCATGGAAATTCAGTTTGATATTTGATACCCCTTTTGATAAGAGGTTTATGAATGTATCACATGCAGTAACCTGTTTCTGCTTTGTAGAATTATCTATTTGTCCTCTGTTCTAGTTGCTTACGTGCTGAGGTCTGaatgtgaaaaaaacagaaaagtttactttgatttttctcttacGTAGGATTACATCAAAGCAGGTGGCATTATTCAAGAAGATATTTCCGAGGCTTCTCTGATAGTAGGTGTGAAGAGACCTCCAGAGGACAAATTGATCCCTAAAAagaactatgccttcttctctcaCACCATTAAAGCCCAAGAGGCAAACATGCCCCTTTTGGATGAGATTCTAAGACAGGTAAATTGTGTCATAGTGAAGACAATTGGCTGTTAGCATGGCGTGGAAGCTGAACTTAATGCTGAAGTGTGATCGAATGCTTGCTGCCTAGTATGGTTACTTTCAGCATGCATATTTGTAGATGGCTAAGgaggactgttttcagtgtcctttcCTGGAGCTGAGTATTTCTGGGTCAGAGGACCTCATGCTTGCGGTGCTACTGTGTTTATGTGCGTAAGGCAGATGAGTTGTGAGCGTGGTATGCTCAAGAGAGGTTCATGCTGCGTGAGCGTGAAGGCTTGTTGGAAAGTCGTTAAGCCAGAGTGCGTGTTGGTCGTTACGGAAGGAGACAGCCAGTTCACCCAGAATCGAGCAGCCTTTTGGCAGAGGATGTGAATGGGCCTGCAGCGGCGTGACTGGCTCATTGGGGACCTCTGTGCCAAGAGTGCATGGGCAGTGCAGAGACTCTTTAAAACAAGAATTCAATGCAtccttcaggtttttatttttatacttaaatCTTGTTAGGAATGATTTGCCTTTCTCATATATGCCCATCAGCCCCTGTCATGAAGGATGGCAAAGGTGTATGAAAAGGTAGTTCCTAGGAGAGCAACGTGCCACTGACTGCattcactgaaaattttaataCAGAGTTTGCTATGTATTTTCAGGAAATTCGACTGTTTGACTATGAAAAAATGGTTGATCATAAAGGAATGCGAGTTGTGGCCTTTGGAAAGTGGGCTGGTGTAGCAGGTATAGTGCATAAAGTAAAGGCAGGCTTGCAACAAGTAACTTCTTGTAATACTTCTGGTTGTCTGCGTTTCCTGAAAGTTGAGGCTTGCAACGCgtttttaactgcatttttaaCTCTTGCTTTTAAGagcttttttccattctgttttgtGCTCCCTACTTTTGATGAGACTACATGTCAAATAGTCCTGTGGATTCCTGGCAAATCTACTATTTTATGTTGTCTTGAAGTCCCATTTGTCTATTCAACTAATCCGAGGCAGACTAAATATCAAGAGATGAACTGAATAGGCTTTTGAAAGAAATGGTTGCTGTCAGTCCTGAGAGTTTGAACATCTGTTTGTCACTCTGTTATCCATTTACACTGATTTTTGTGAGGCATGGTTCTCATTCCTTTCTACTGAACTTCAGCTCTGTTTCTTCAGGAGGCTCTTTTTATTATCTCCGTCTTTGGAATCTGGTGATGTGGATGCATCTCATAAAAGGATATCTGAGTATTAAATAGTGCTGAAATGCATAATGTGGGCCAAAAGCAGGTTTAAGGTCATGGCCTGCTATTGAATTCCTCCTTTCCTGGTTTTATGTGGACTTTCTTTAGAAGTAAAGTATTAATATTGAAACCTGGGCAAAAACATCTAGGGTGATTTTAGACTTCAGTCAGTCTCTGCAGTTTCTACCTGTGCATATTCAGAATTAACACTGGtggtctgatttttcttttttttttaacaataggaATGATCAACATTCTACATGGATTGGGATTACGATTTTTAGCCCTGGGACATCACACTCCCTTCATGGTAAGAGTGTATctgtatgtatttttcattagcaaaatGACATTCGAGCACCTGCTAACTATCTGTATTTGAATATGGAAAATATCTTGATGGTTCTGTACCTTTGATTTCAGCACATTGGGATGGCACATAACTACAGGAATAGCAGTCAGGCTGTGCAAGCAGTACGGGATGCTGGGTATGAAATTTCACTGGGATTGATGCCAAAGTCAGTTGGGCCCTTAACATTTGTGTTTACAGGCACTGGTAATGTTTCTAAGGTAAGAATTCTGTCTTCAAGATGAAAttctatattattttttaatagaacttCTTGGCATTTGATACTTAGCAGGTTAAATGGGTCAATTTTGTTTGCTTGGACTTCAAGTTTTCCTTTGCCAGTAAGAATTTTTAAGGACCCTCAACTAATGCCTTTAAGATGAGATTGTGCCTGACAAGGCTGACCACGCTAACTTCTTACCATGAAAAATGAGCTAAGTCTTAGTGGTCCTCTCTTCTTTCCTACCTGCATGATTtttgtctccctctctcccctctgtTGACTCTGGCCTCACAAGGTATGTTGAATCATCCCGTTAAAGTATGGgggaaagaattattttttctaatactCGCTGAGTTTTTATATCTGTTTTCATAGCATTGACTTGTCTTACAAGCGCTGGACTTCAGAGCTATTTTCTACAATATAGGGAAAAAGCTTACCCCTGGTTCTGGCAACAAAGATCAGTTAACGAGTCTCCAGCTGTAAAGTGAAATCACTGCCTGTGTAAATGTGTGCTTTCTGGACAAAGCAATTGTGTGACTGAAATGTTCTAGGATCACAGCTCGTTCGAAAAGTCATCTTGAAGTTCTTTGCCTTTAGAACAGCCTGGATGCTCATGAGTGGCTTCAAGGGTCTTCCCTAAAGAGAAACTGTTCCTCAGAGTGGCAGCAAAACCATGTACTGTGGCTGAGTTAAGACCTACCATCCTTGCCATTAGAAATATAAACctatttttggtttgtgggtcAGGCATACTGCAGTAACGGGGAATGATGTAAATTCCTTGTACATAGAGCCAAAACAGCTTTGTTTTGGGTAAGCAGGGGTATGTGTGAAACAGTTTGTACATCTCTGAAGATGTTCTGTGGCAGGACTATCAAGTTGTGTATggcatttttatatttgttttcacaCACCAAATGAGAGTGTTACACTACCTTTATATTCTCTGCTCATTTTGAATCCTACTTCTTGGTTTACAGGGTGCTCAAGAAATGTTCAATGCCCTCCCGTGTGAGTTTGTGGAACCACATGAGCTAAAGGAAGTTTCCAGATCTGGAGGTATGCTGTGGCATAAAGTGATTGAAAACAATGTAACCCTCTTTGTCCATGTATaacagctaatttattttttttatttatttatttttttttaacctcagacCTGAGAAAAGTCTATGGGACAGTGTTAAGTCGTCACCATCATCTTGTAAGAAAACGTGATGGACTGTATGATCCAGTAGACTACGATAAACATCCAGAACATTACACTTCTCGCTTTAACACTGATGTGAGcatctcttctgttcttttatgAAAGATTGTCCACGGAGTCTTGGTAGTTACTAGATCTTCCCGTGTCCATCAATTGGGAGAGCATTCATTTAAAACACTAGACCAGCTGCTTTCAGCTTCTTAAAGTAGTAGATGAGACCATCAGGCATCTCTAACTTTCTTTGCAGATTGCACCCTACACAACTTGTTTAATTAATGGCATATACTGGGAACAACATACTCCTCGCCTGTTAAGTCGACAGGATGTTCAGAAGCTGCTGGTGCCAGTTAGATCTGCTGGTGGTCCAACGGAGGGCTGTCCTGAGTTACCACACAAGTAAGACACTTCAGTTCACTCCTAACAATTCTGCAGCATCATGATTAAGTCATAATGTTAGGCACTTTCACCACAGTATCTAGAAAATGTAACGTTGTTCCTCTTGCATGTTGCAAAAAGCTCCATTGATATTGCTTTAGTTCTTCTGAGCTTTGCAGTCTTGTTTTCACAGTTTGGAGGTTTTGAAAACATCACAGTACAAATGATTGGCAGGTATCGGCTGTCTTTCTGCAGAGGTAGTTCTGCCATTGATCCTTGTGCAGAATCCAATAGAAACAGTGTGACATCTGGGAAATGTGGGAGCCATCCTTTCTATAATAGCCCTGTGTAATAGTTCTCTGGGAGACCGGCCTGGGGATAGATTTGGAGAGGATGTGGCAGTGTATCCTGGTGAGGACGCAGGTCTTTGTCTCTTCTTCACCCACTCTTGACACCTTTCTTTATCTCACATGACAAATAAAGAATTTAAGTGTTAACCTTGAGTGGAGCCAGAGGTTGGGAGTTAGGCTAATGAATACTCCACCTCTGCCAGCAGTCTGTGAACTGACAGGAGGCAGCCACCTCTTTAGGTTTCCCTTTATAACGAAGAAGGTATTCTAGCGCAGGACTGCCCAGGGACAGCTCAGGGGAAATGGTAGGTGGATAATGAATGGGAGGTGTTGGAAGTACatggaatacagagaaaaaatgatgGATGAGTGGATTATCCTGGTCTTTGAGAAATTACATGTGAAATACGGATCCTGTTGATGTGAGCAGAAATCTTACAACTACAGTAGGGCCAGACTTCTGTCATGTTCCTGGAGGTCATTGCATGTGTTGTGTTGACTTCTAAATTAGTTAAGGTGAATGAACTACAAGCCTGATTGACACATCTTCtcacatttcttttatttcttgttcACTTGTGATTTCTTATACATATGTTCCTTAGTAATTTGGGTAATGCtctattcctttctcttttttatttaatcGCTTTAGACTTCTGGCAATATGTGACATTTCAGCAGACACTGGAGGATCTATAGAATTTATGACAGAGTGTACAACAATTGACAGTCCATTTTGTATGTATGATGCTGACCAGCATATTATTCATGACAGGTGGGAGagcctttaatttttattgctttcctcTGTAATTTGTACAGTGAAACATTCTATTGAAAAATCATGCATTTAAAGCACTTTTGAAAGGTGCTACCTCTCAGGTACCAAGGAGGAGTAGTTCAGAAGAGCTATGTTCTCTCTTTCAGTGTCGAAGGCTCTGGGATTCTGATGTGTTCCATTGACAATCTACCAGCACAGCTTCCTATAGAAGCAACAGAATACTTTGGCGACATGCTTTTCCCTTATATTGAAGAGATGGTAAGGTCTTATGTGTCCAACAAGAAGGTAAAAGACTCGGACTTTGGGCTgcttgtttgttgcttttctggtCTCCTGTATACATTCAAAAGTAATCTGCTGTAGAACATAACTGactttgtactaaaaaaaaaaaaaaagctttctaagtCTTGAGGCAATACTTTCAAAAAGCAACACGTTAATGAGACATTAGTGACCTGAATGTCTTAGAGATTTCTGAGGAACACTTTCTGTAGGCAGGACAATGGCAGGTAGTTCATTGCTCCTGGGTCCTGCAGTACATGTCTAAATCTCATTTTCGTGGGGCACTCAATAATCACTCACAATCAGACTGCTGTTTGAATTCCTGTATTTTCATAAAAGTCAAATGACACTGATCAGGGCCGGGAGAATTTCAGATCTACAAGATATTGGTATTGTTGCATGCATTTAAATGTTGCTTAAAATCTTGATgttttactctgaaaaaaaaatatgggaaataAAATGACCTGATTTCAAATAATTTGTCTCCGTAGCTGGTATCAGAAGGCTCAGAACCTCTTGAAAGCCAGAATTACTCACCTGTTGTTCGAGATGTAAGTTTTGCAATTTGGCGCTCTGCTTgtcttctgctttaaaatgtacAGGTACAAAAAACCCTCtaaaatttgtttcatttatttctagGCAGTGATTGCATCCAATGGCTCACTGACAGCTAAGTATGAATATATCCAGAAATTGAGGGAGAGCAGGTAATGTGTAGGTTCTTAAAGTTTggttaaagatttaaaaaaaccacttgTCTGCATTCTGTCTccctttttgcatttatttactcCTATGTTTTGGTGGAATACTGCTGTGTTGCACTGTGTCTAAATGTCTCCTAGCTCGGTGATTTCCTCCTTCGTGCACGTTGCCTAAATGATTAATGTGTTGTTAGTAACTTATATTGAAGTTGAGAAAGTAGTCATTCTTCTCTTTCTTACATTATGAAGACTGTTTTACCATAGGCAGAAAACAGCCACATACCAATATTATTCTGTTGCTCCTTGCCCTTTTAAAATGGATATAACATACAGTCCTTTGAAAGGAATGGCTGAAAGGAAAAGGCTCTCCAATATACCTTGAATCTAGTTTCCTCTCGTGTGGCTCAAGTGCTGTGCTGTACAGCATTGTTCTGTGGCTGGATGTATTCAGGAGCCTCTGTGAGACTCTCAGACTTCTCATTACACTCCTGTAGCTGCAGCTTTAGCTACCACTTCATCCGTACCCTGTCTCGGTAGTTATCAGACAGTGGTAACATGAAAGAAGTAGCATTGAGTGGATTAAGCTAACAAAAGTATAAATAACCTGgaaatcccttcccttccccttgctCCCTATTGTTAACAAACACCTATTGTTTACCTATGAAAAAATTTGACAGTAAGTGGGTACCTCTGGCTtcatgttcatagaatcatagaatcatagaatgtgttgggttggaagggacctttaaaggtcatctagtccaaccccctgcagtaagcagggacatctttaactagatcagactGCTAGTCAATGGTCAATGCCAGCTGCACTGTACATCATATAAAAGCTGAAATTGGTCTGACCCCAGGCACTGCATGCACTATGCACTAAAAACATAGTGTGTCGACATTTACATGCCAAGCTTCTCCAATTTTCTTTGGGAACTCTGGGAGTTCTGCTTATGAACTTCTGCATGATGAACTATAGGTGTGTTTTCCACCCAAAATAACATGCTGCTTGCCTCTAGAAGATGGCAGCTCACAGTGGTTTTCAGTTGTGTGCTGTTTGGTAGGCCACCTCAAGAGGTTGTCtcagtaaaaaaaattcttattcctCACATGGCATGatggtctggggttttttttgctttctccataATTGCTTGCATGGTCTTATGTGAACTACTCTGAGAATCTGGAGACTTCATTCCCAAGGGGGTTTTGGTGGGTAGATTTTTGATATTTCTGCACACCTGTGTGTTGCGTGTGGTGTTCAGTTGTTCACTGGTGTTGCTCAGctgtcagaaaagcaaaagctgctttaCTTTGTAATACCCTCTTCACTTTGTAAACTTTGCAAATGAAAGCAGGGATTTTACTACTTAAGATGTGGTGGTTTAGCTAGAGATAAACAAGAGATAGGCTCTTGTTTAGAACCTGTAGGAATTACGTGGCTTGTGTTATTAGTCTAAGGAAGTATTATGATGTGTCTAGTTTTGTTTCTGATGGCTCTGTTTAGACTAATTGCTTTTACCCTTTGGATGTACATGAACATTTCAGACTACAGGATAGTCAGACTGTATGAGCTGAACTGTTTCGGGTGCCATCAGAAGAATGCAGGAGCAGTTTGTTTTACTGAACTTACCTCCATCTTTTCACCTTTAC
Above is a window of Larus michahellis chromosome 1, bLarMic1.1, whole genome shotgun sequence DNA encoding:
- the AASS gene encoding alpha-aminoadipic semialdehyde synthase, mitochondrial isoform X1 gives rise to the protein MLKETRTLAQKMFEAYIYLYCFTTLFLLPSGFTMLRAFSHTNGRCAFHQAKRWHHRKSVLAIRREDVNAWERRAPLAPKHVKELTQMGYKVLVQPSNRRAFHEKDYIKAGGIIQEDISEASLIVGVKRPPEDKLIPKKNYAFFSHTIKAQEANMPLLDEILRQEIRLFDYEKMVDHKGMRVVAFGKWAGVAGMINILHGLGLRFLALGHHTPFMHIGMAHNYRNSSQAVQAVRDAGYEISLGLMPKSVGPLTFVFTGTGNVSKGAQEMFNALPCEFVEPHELKEVSRSGDLRKVYGTVLSRHHHLVRKRDGLYDPVDYDKHPEHYTSRFNTDIAPYTTCLINGIYWEQHTPRLLSRQDVQKLLVPVRSAGGPTEGCPELPHKLLAICDISADTGGSIEFMTECTTIDSPFCMYDADQHIIHDSVEGSGILMCSIDNLPAQLPIEATEYFGDMLFPYIEEMLVSEGSEPLESQNYSPVVRDAVIASNGSLTAKYEYIQKLRESREYAQSLKMGNKKRVLLLGSGYVSGPVLEYLTRDSNVDITVASVMKEQLEQLTKKYSNVTSVHMDVIKHEEKLSSLVKKHDLVISLLPYSAHPLVAKKCIDNKVNLVTASYLTPAMKELQESVEAAGITVISEMGLDPGLDHMLAMECIDKAKEVGATVVSYTSFCGGLPAPEHSDNPLRYKFSWSPQGVLLNTVQSATYLKNGEVINIPAGGALLDSVTPMDFFPGLNLEGFPNRDSTKYAEPYGIQTAHTLLRGTLRYKGYSKTMGGFVKLGLINPDPYPLLSSTTPPLTWKELMCKLVGIKPPAEYHVLKEAVFSKLEKDKSQLEAVEWLGLLGDEPVPAADSIVGALAKHMEMKLPFGAGERDMIVMRNEIGLRHPSGHLEDKFIDLVVYGDNKGYSAMAKTVGYPTAIAAKMILDGEIDAKGMVIPLTKKVYGPILERVRAEGIVYSTHSVIKQ
- the AASS gene encoding alpha-aminoadipic semialdehyde synthase, mitochondrial isoform X3 produces the protein MLRAFSHTNGRCAFHQAKRWHHRKSVLAIRREDVNAWERRAPLAPKHVKELTQMGYKVLVQPSNRRAFHEKDYIKAGGIIQEDISEASLIVGVKRPPEDKLIPKKNYAFFSHTIKAQEANMPLLDEILRQEIRLFDYEKMVDHKGMRVVAFGKWAGVAGMINILHGLGLRFLALGHHTPFMHIGMAHNYRNSSQAVQAVRDAGYEISLGLMPKSVGPLTFVFTGTGNVSKGAQEMFNALPCEFVEPHELKEVSRSGDLRKVYGTVLSRHHHLVRKRDGLYDPVDYDKHPEHYTSRFNTDIAPYTTCLINGIYWEQHTPRLLSRQDVQKLLVPVRSAGGPTEGCPELPHKLLAICDISADTGGSIEFMTECTTIDSPFCMYDADQHIIHDSVEGSGILMCSIDNLPAQLPIEATEYFGDMLFPYIEEMLVSEGSEPLESQNYSPVVRDAVIASNGSLTAKYEYIQKLRESREYAQSLKMGNKKRVLLLGSGYVSGPVLEYLTRDSNVDITVASVMKEQLEQLTKKYSNVTSVHMDVIKHEEKLSSLVKKHDLVISLLPYSAHPLVAKKCIDNKVNLVTASYLTPAMKELQESVEAAGITVISEMGLDPGLDHMLAMECIDKAKEVGATVVSYTSFCGGLPAPEHSDNPLRYKFSWSPQGVLLNTVQSATYLKNGEVINIPAGGALLDSVTPMDFFPGLNLEGFPNRDSTKYAEPYGIQTAHTLLRGTLRYKGYSKTMGGFVKLGLINPDPYPLLSSTTPPLTWKELMCKLVGIKPPAEYHVLKEAVFSKLEKDKSQLEAVEWLGLLGDEPVPAADSIVGALAKHMEMKLPFGAGERDMIVMRNEIGLRHPSGHLEDKFIDLVVYGDNKGYSAMAKTVGYPTAIAAKMILDGEIDAKGMVIPLTKKVYGPILERVRAEGIVYSTHSVIKQ
- the AASS gene encoding alpha-aminoadipic semialdehyde synthase, mitochondrial isoform X2, producing the protein MRSRSAGSGGVRGGASCRYRCVQLTLEIGFTMLRAFSHTNGRCAFHQAKRWHHRKSVLAIRREDVNAWERRAPLAPKHVKELTQMGYKVLVQPSNRRAFHEKDYIKAGGIIQEDISEASLIVGVKRPPEDKLIPKKNYAFFSHTIKAQEANMPLLDEILRQEIRLFDYEKMVDHKGMRVVAFGKWAGVAGMINILHGLGLRFLALGHHTPFMHIGMAHNYRNSSQAVQAVRDAGYEISLGLMPKSVGPLTFVFTGTGNVSKGAQEMFNALPCEFVEPHELKEVSRSGDLRKVYGTVLSRHHHLVRKRDGLYDPVDYDKHPEHYTSRFNTDIAPYTTCLINGIYWEQHTPRLLSRQDVQKLLVPVRSAGGPTEGCPELPHKLLAICDISADTGGSIEFMTECTTIDSPFCMYDADQHIIHDSVEGSGILMCSIDNLPAQLPIEATEYFGDMLFPYIEEMLVSEGSEPLESQNYSPVVRDAVIASNGSLTAKYEYIQKLRESREYAQSLKMGNKKRVLLLGSGYVSGPVLEYLTRDSNVDITVASVMKEQLEQLTKKYSNVTSVHMDVIKHEEKLSSLVKKHDLVISLLPYSAHPLVAKKCIDNKVNLVTASYLTPAMKELQESVEAAGITVISEMGLDPGLDHMLAMECIDKAKEVGATVVSYTSFCGGLPAPEHSDNPLRYKFSWSPQGVLLNTVQSATYLKNGEVINIPAGGALLDSVTPMDFFPGLNLEGFPNRDSTKYAEPYGIQTAHTLLRGTLRYKGYSKTMGGFVKLGLINPDPYPLLSSTTPPLTWKELMCKLVGIKPPAEYHVLKEAVFSKLEKDKSQLEAVEWLGLLGDEPVPAADSIVGALAKHMEMKLPFGAGERDMIVMRNEIGLRHPSGHLEDKFIDLVVYGDNKGYSAMAKTVGYPTAIAAKMILDGEIDAKGMVIPLTKKVYGPILERVRAEGIVYSTHSVIKQ